In Flavobacterium endoglycinae, one DNA window encodes the following:
- a CDS encoding family 16 glycosylhydrolase, producing MSNKLIIKIVSLFTILLMTGCQKDDYTFGSINAPSNLKVTAEIVGKTADDPYGDGSGTVKFTAAADNAISYKYVYSDGTSDNAPNGKITKRFTKTGVNTYTVTVVATGKGGSASNTTIDVEVKSDFSDDQAVQLLTGGSSKKWYWAAGEPGHLGVGQNDGDATKNFYANYYQAGPFEKAGSPTSSCLYENVLTFSLDGEQLKFQLDNGGSTFFNAAFSSVAGGSGPDDACLSYNTSGVKTVSLSPSESVVMSNPDHATQTRGTTMNFSDGGFMGYYIGQSSYEILSITANRMVVRAVMGGNPALAWYHIFTTTPPNQNPTTDYTNLVWSEEFNTDGAPDPAKWGYDLGRGNNGWGNNEQQNYTNSASNIVVQGGVLKITAKKEASGGANYSSARIKTDGKYSFTYGKVEVRAKLPAGGGTWPAIWMLGQNYATKIWPECGEIDIMEHVGNSQNLIHGTLHYPGHSAGNANTGSKTIPNVSTEFHIYKTIWSPASVAIYVDDTLIHTVPNDASLPFNSDFFLILNFAMGGTFGGNIDPAFSQATFEVDYVRVYQ from the coding sequence ATGAGCAATAAATTAATTATAAAGATAGTATCCTTATTTACGATTCTCTTGATGACGGGTTGTCAGAAAGATGATTATACATTCGGATCAATAAATGCACCATCTAATCTTAAGGTAACAGCCGAGATTGTAGGTAAAACAGCCGATGATCCTTACGGAGACGGTTCTGGAACTGTAAAATTTACAGCGGCAGCAGATAACGCCATTTCATACAAATATGTGTACAGCGATGGAACTTCTGATAATGCACCAAATGGTAAAATCACTAAAAGATTCACTAAAACCGGAGTCAATACCTATACTGTAACTGTAGTTGCTACCGGAAAAGGCGGATCTGCAAGCAACACTACAATTGATGTTGAGGTAAAAAGTGATTTCAGCGACGATCAAGCAGTACAATTGTTAACTGGTGGAAGTTCTAAAAAATGGTATTGGGCAGCAGGTGAGCCGGGTCACTTAGGTGTTGGACAAAATGATGGCGATGCGACCAAAAACTTCTATGCTAATTACTATCAAGCAGGACCATTTGAAAAAGCAGGTTCTCCAACAAGCAGCTGTTTGTATGAAAATGTATTGACTTTCTCTTTAGATGGAGAACAATTGAAATTTCAATTAGACAATGGCGGATCAACATTCTTTAACGCAGCTTTTTCAAGCGTAGCAGGAGGAAGTGGACCAGATGATGCTTGTTTATCATATAACACAAGCGGAGTGAAAACAGTTTCATTAAGCCCTTCAGAATCAGTTGTAATGTCTAATCCAGATCATGCAACACAAACAAGAGGAACAACAATGAACTTCTCAGATGGTGGATTTATGGGCTACTATATCGGACAAAGTTCGTATGAAATCCTTTCTATCACAGCAAACCGTATGGTTGTTAGAGCCGTTATGGGAGGAAATCCAGCATTAGCTTGGTACCATATTTTTACAACGACACCTCCAAACCAAAATCCAACTACAGATTACACCAATTTAGTATGGTCAGAAGAATTTAATACTGACGGAGCACCAGATCCAGCAAAATGGGGTTATGATTTAGGAAGAGGTAATAATGGTTGGGGAAATAACGAACAACAAAACTATACCAATTCAGCATCGAACATTGTGGTACAAGGTGGAGTTCTTAAAATCACTGCTAAAAAAGAAGCTTCTGGCGGAGCAAATTATTCTTCAGCAAGAATTAAAACGGATGGAAAATACTCCTTTACCTATGGGAAAGTTGAGGTGCGTGCTAAACTTCCAGCAGGTGGAGGAACATGGCCGGCAATCTGGATGTTAGGACAAAATTATGCTACTAAAATCTGGCCGGAATGCGGAGAAATTGATATAATGGAACACGTAGGAAACAGTCAGAATTTGATTCACGGAACTTTGCATTACCCTGGACATTCTGCCGGAAATGCTAACACAGGCTCTAAAACAATTCCGAATGTTTCAACAGAATTCCATATTTACAAAACAATATGGAGTCCAGCATCTGTAGCTATTTACGTTGATGATACATTGATACATACGGTGCCAAACGATGCATCACTGCCTTTCAACAGCGACTTCTTCCTAATATTGAATTTTGCTATGGGAGGTACTTTTGGAGGTAATATTGATCCTGCTTTTTCACAGGCAACTTTTGAAGTTGATTATGTTAGAGTGTATCAATAG
- a CDS encoding RNA polymerase sigma factor encodes MADLHIPDALLVKNYVEGNETALATLIKRHESKIYGFIYSKIADRDISNDIFQDTFIKVIKTLKSNSYNEEGKFLPWVMRISHNLIVDHFRKTKKMPMYRETEEFSIFSIMSDDALNVEGKMILDQVEVDLKRLIEELPEDQKEVLIMRMYQDMSFKEISELTDVSINTALGRMRYALMNLRKIIDKHQIILTN; translated from the coding sequence ATGGCAGATCTGCACATTCCAGACGCTCTATTAGTGAAAAATTATGTCGAAGGCAACGAAACTGCTCTTGCGACATTGATTAAGCGACATGAATCTAAAATATATGGATTTATATATTCAAAAATTGCTGATAGAGATATTTCAAATGATATTTTTCAAGATACTTTCATTAAAGTAATCAAAACTTTAAAAAGCAACTCCTATAATGAAGAAGGTAAATTTCTTCCGTGGGTAATGCGTATTTCACACAACCTGATTGTGGATCATTTCCGTAAAACTAAAAAAATGCCCATGTACAGAGAAACCGAAGAATTTTCGATTTTCTCTATCATGTCTGATGATGCATTAAATGTAGAAGGGAAAATGATTTTAGATCAAGTTGAGGTCGATCTAAAAAGATTGATTGAAGAACTTCCTGAAGATCAAAAAGAAGTTTTAATTATGCGTATGTATCAGGATATGAGTTTTAAAGAAATATCAGAATTAACCGACGTAAGTATCAACACCGCATTAGGAAGAATGCGTTATGCGCTAATGAATTTGAGAAAAATTATCGACAAACATCAAATTATTTTGACCAACTAA
- a CDS encoding tetratricopeptide repeat protein translates to MKNNLKMLSISLLVTIGVFAQKEQIKEAQALYDKGKNEEALAVLKKIEYLIVNASDTDKSDFFFIKGNVCKDLAAKNIDAVTNFALASSAYQDILLYENDSRNYKYAFKANQALKAMKSTLVDGAFNDYNAGKFKESAAKSYEVYQIDKKDTLNLMNAAGAALSGKDYVSAIKYFDELRRINYTGKGVVYYATNKKTKVEEAFISYSARESNIQAGFYEKPRNVYPPSKKEEVLTSLAFCYLERNDYVNAAKYYETDLQLNANCMDCYINLTYVKMQQKKELVNQMDLLGNTPKDLKEYDKLNAQKDEIVKSAIPYLQKALTIEPKNEDVIKSLLGVYRSLDMMNEYNALKNSK, encoded by the coding sequence ATGAAAAATAACCTTAAAATGTTATCAATTTCATTATTGGTAACCATTGGAGTATTTGCTCAAAAAGAGCAAATTAAAGAAGCGCAAGCTTTATATGATAAAGGAAAAAACGAAGAGGCATTGGCAGTTTTGAAAAAAATAGAATATCTCATCGTAAATGCTTCTGATACTGATAAATCGGATTTCTTTTTTATAAAAGGAAATGTTTGTAAAGATTTAGCAGCCAAAAACATTGATGCTGTTACTAATTTCGCTTTGGCATCAAGTGCTTATCAGGATATCCTTTTGTATGAAAATGATTCCCGAAATTACAAGTATGCGTTTAAAGCCAATCAAGCGTTAAAAGCAATGAAATCAACATTAGTAGATGGAGCTTTTAATGACTACAATGCTGGAAAGTTCAAAGAAAGCGCGGCTAAAAGTTATGAAGTGTACCAAATCGATAAAAAAGACACTTTAAACTTAATGAACGCTGCTGGAGCGGCTCTTTCAGGTAAAGATTATGTCTCGGCAATAAAGTATTTTGATGAACTTAGACGAATTAATTATACCGGAAAAGGAGTCGTTTATTATGCAACAAACAAAAAAACAAAAGTAGAAGAAGCTTTTATTTCGTATAGTGCACGAGAATCAAACATTCAGGCAGGATTTTATGAAAAGCCGAGAAACGTTTATCCTCCTTCTAAAAAAGAAGAAGTATTAACCTCACTTGCCTTCTGTTATCTTGAGCGAAATGATTATGTAAATGCGGCAAAATATTATGAAACAGATTTGCAGTTAAATGCAAATTGCATGGATTGTTATATTAACCTCACGTATGTAAAAATGCAGCAGAAAAAGGAGTTAGTCAATCAAATGGATCTTTTGGGAAATACTCCTAAAGATTTAAAAGAATATGATAAACTGAATGCGCAAAAAGATGAAATTGTAAAAAGCGCTATTCCGTATCTTCAAAAAGCGCTAACAATAGAACCTAAAAATGAAGATGTTATAAAATCTCTTTTAGGTGTTTATCGTTCGTTAGATATGATGAACGAGTATAATGCATTAAAAAACAGTAAATAA
- a CDS encoding glycoside hydrolase family 16 protein: protein MKKVILVLLISSFAFAQQTKRKLVWEENFNKKTLNEKVWNFELGDGCPNLCGWGNNERQIYTKNNHEFKDGNLVIEARKEGEKYTSTKITTKGKKEFKYGRIEARAKLPIGHGLWPAFWMLGANIDEVKWPKTGEIDILEYIGRDPHMVYTTLHTQDSHGNTINTKRTEFPTIEEGYHVYAIEWDKDKIEFYVDTTLVYTFNPENKNEDTWPFDKPFYIIVNLAIGGNFGGPEVDDSVLPQKYYVDYVRVYQ from the coding sequence ATGAAAAAAGTAATTTTGGTTTTATTAATCAGCAGTTTCGCTTTTGCACAACAAACAAAGAGAAAACTGGTATGGGAAGAAAATTTCAACAAAAAAACTTTAAACGAAAAAGTCTGGAATTTCGAACTTGGAGACGGCTGTCCAAATCTTTGTGGCTGGGGAAATAACGAAAGACAAATTTATACCAAAAACAACCACGAGTTTAAAGACGGCAATTTAGTAATCGAAGCTAGAAAAGAAGGCGAAAAATATACTTCAACTAAAATTACAACCAAAGGAAAAAAAGAATTTAAATACGGCAGAATAGAAGCAAGAGCAAAGCTTCCTATCGGACATGGTTTATGGCCTGCATTTTGGATGTTAGGGGCCAATATCGACGAAGTAAAATGGCCAAAAACAGGAGAAATTGATATTCTTGAGTACATAGGAAGAGATCCTCACATGGTTTACACTACCTTACATACTCAAGACAGTCACGGAAATACAATCAATACAAAACGAACTGAATTTCCTACTATTGAGGAAGGATATCACGTTTATGCCATAGAATGGGATAAAGATAAAATTGAGTTTTACGTAGATACTACTTTGGTGTATACTTTTAATCCTGAAAATAAAAATGAAGATACCTGGCCTTTCGATAAGCCGTTTTATATAATTGTAAATCTCGCAATAGGAGGTAATTTTGGCGGACCTGAAGTCGATGATTCGGTTTTACCGCAAAAATATTATGTAGATTACGTTCGCGTTTATCAATAA
- a CDS encoding endonuclease III domain-containing protein: MNKEARVQFVIDTLKELYPTIPVPLDHKDPYTLLIAVLLSAQCTDVRVNQITPLLFAKADNPYDMVKMTIEEIKEIIRPCGLSPMKSKGIHGLSEILIEKHNGEVPQSFEALEALPAVGHKTASVVMSQAFGVPAFPVDTHINRLMHRWNLSNGKSVVQTEKDAKRLFPRELWNDLHLQIIWYGREYSPARGWNLERDIITRTIGKKSILEEAAKKKV; the protein is encoded by the coding sequence ATGAACAAAGAAGCACGTGTACAATTTGTTATTGACACTTTAAAAGAACTCTACCCTACTATACCTGTTCCGCTTGACCATAAAGATCCTTATACATTATTAATTGCTGTACTGCTTTCTGCGCAATGTACAGATGTGCGTGTAAATCAAATTACACCTTTGTTATTTGCTAAAGCAGATAATCCGTATGATATGGTAAAAATGACGATTGAAGAAATTAAGGAAATTATTCGTCCGTGTGGTCTGTCTCCTATGAAATCAAAAGGGATTCATGGTTTGTCCGAAATTTTAATTGAAAAACATAATGGCGAAGTTCCTCAGAGTTTTGAAGCACTTGAAGCATTACCAGCTGTTGGACACAAAACGGCCAGTGTTGTAATGTCTCAGGCTTTTGGAGTGCCCGCATTTCCAGTTGATACGCACATTAATAGATTAATGCACAGATGGAATCTTTCTAATGGAAAAAGTGTCGTTCAAACAGAAAAAGATGCTAAACGATTATTCCCAAGAGAGTTATGGAATGACCTCCATTTACAGATAATCTGGTATGGACGTGAATATTCTCCCGCAAGAGGATGGAATTTAGAAAGAGATATTATTACCAGAACTATTGGTAAAAAATCAATATTAGAAGAAGCTGCTAAAAAGAAAGTTTAG